The following coding sequences are from one Arcobacter nitrofigilis DSM 7299 window:
- a CDS encoding ATP-binding protein, translated as MIKNSSLKTELLISILLVIILGIGTIFYFSYNYLKKEIDISQEKIYNEKIDNIIYLINQKYQTLLKTQMEKSYEESFKKGTLSIIKNVFNKNTKGIFPFIINEKGFLLLHRIYNEQDNNNLYKDKEEYKRIMKEKNGNFEIVIKEDGKWIIFKHFEPWNWIIGYRVDKKIKYQELYTFRDMFLGISLIIILAISLIVIVIVRKVLKPIDMLSNVSKKIASGDFNAEINVSGVKELKILSTNFESMRDKIVEDIHQLQEQEEKIKTFNSKLQEDVRLRTKELEEEKKVFETLFNDSSDGISLLKDEKFIDCNPALLKLFEINDKEEFLNLDPDKISPEIQPNGVSSNTLGKEYINKCLEKDSIRFEWLLKKRSGKEFWCEIVLTKIAINEEVVIHGLWRDIQDKKMLEIELENKNLDLQESNDELEASMENLIITQNKLVESEKLAGLGSLVSGVANEISAPIGLGITGASHLEYICEEISSKYESNSISPEEWKVYLQSSNELVKVIVSNLDKTEKIIKNFKQVAVDHTGEVKRVFKVAEYIRGVLISIDSLIKNKNIEFKLKCDDGLEVNSYPGFFAQILTHLISNSLEHAYGEMDKGIITFIARIEGNSFIFEYSDDGKGILEENLSKIYEPFFTTNRKNGSIGLGLNIIYNLVTINLRGKIDCISEKNNGTTFRIRIPL; from the coding sequence ATGATAAAAAATAGCTCTTTAAAAACGGAACTTCTAATTTCAATCCTTTTAGTAATAATACTTGGGATAGGTACTATTTTTTATTTCTCTTACAATTATTTAAAAAAAGAAATAGATATATCACAAGAGAAAATATACAATGAAAAAATTGACAATATTATCTATCTTATAAATCAAAAATATCAAACACTTTTAAAAACACAAATGGAAAAGTCTTATGAAGAGTCATTTAAAAAAGGAACTTTGAGTATTATAAAAAATGTTTTTAATAAAAATACTAAAGGCATTTTTCCTTTTATAATAAATGAAAAGGGTTTTTTATTATTGCATAGAATTTATAATGAACAAGATAACAATAATTTATATAAAGATAAAGAAGAATACAAAAGAATAATGAAAGAAAAAAATGGCAATTTTGAAATTGTTATAAAAGAGGATGGGAAATGGATTATCTTTAAACATTTCGAACCTTGGAATTGGATTATTGGTTATAGAGTTGATAAAAAGATTAAATATCAAGAATTATATACATTTAGAGATATGTTTTTAGGCATTTCCTTAATAATTATTCTTGCTATTTCCTTAATAGTTATAGTAATTGTAAGAAAAGTGTTAAAACCTATTGATATGTTATCAAATGTTTCAAAAAAGATTGCCTCTGGAGATTTTAATGCAGAAATAAATGTATCAGGGGTAAAAGAATTAAAAATACTATCAACAAATTTTGAAAGCATGAGAGATAAAATTGTTGAAGATATACATCAATTGCAAGAACAAGAAGAAAAAATAAAAACATTTAATTCTAAGCTCCAAGAAGATGTGAGACTTAGAACAAAAGAGTTAGAAGAAGAAAAGAAAGTTTTTGAAACACTTTTTAATGACTCTTCTGATGGAATAAGTTTATTAAAAGATGAGAAATTTATTGATTGTAATCCCGCACTATTGAAATTATTTGAAATTAATGACAAAGAAGAATTTTTAAATTTAGATCCAGATAAGATATCCCCCGAAATTCAACCAAATGGTGTATCTTCTAACACTTTAGGAAAAGAGTATATTAATAAATGTTTAGAAAAAGATAGTATACGATTTGAGTGGCTTCTTAAAAAAAGATCAGGGAAAGAGTTTTGGTGTGAAATTGTACTAACAAAGATAGCTATAAATGAAGAAGTGGTAATACATGGACTTTGGAGAGATATTCAAGATAAAAAGATGTTAGAAATAGAACTAGAAAATAAAAATCTTGATTTGCAAGAATCAAATGATGAACTTGAAGCTTCTATGGAAAATCTAATAATAACTCAAAATAAACTTGTAGAATCAGAAAAACTAGCAGGACTTGGTAGTTTAGTTTCAGGTGTTGCAAATGAAATTAGTGCACCAATTGGACTTGGAATTACTGGGGCATCACATTTAGAATATATTTGTGAAGAGATAAGTTCAAAATATGAAAGTAATTCAATTTCCCCAGAGGAGTGGAAAGTTTATTTACAAAGTTCAAATGAGTTAGTTAAAGTTATTGTATCAAACTTAGATAAAACAGAAAAAATCATAAAAAACTTTAAACAAGTTGCAGTTGACCATACAGGAGAAGTTAAAAGAGTTTTTAAAGTTGCTGAGTACATACGAGGTGTTTTAATTAGCATTGATAGTTTAATAAAAAATAAAAATATTGAGTTCAAATTAAAGTGTGATGATGGATTAGAAGTTAACTCTTATCCTGGCTTTTTTGCACAAATTCTCACACATTTGATTTCAAATTCTTTAGAGCATGCTTATGGTGAAATGGATAAAGGGATTATTACATTTATTGCAAGAATTGAGGGAAATTCTTTTATTTTTGAATATTCTGATGATGGGAAAGGTATTTTAGAAGAAAACTTATCAAAAATATATGAGCCTTTTTTTACAACAAATAGAAAAAATGGTTCAATTGGTTTAGGGTTAAATATCATTTATAATTTGGTAACAATAAATCTAAGAGGAAAGATTGATTGCATAAGTGAAAAGAATAACGGTACTACTTTTAGAATAAGAATTCCACTTTAA
- a CDS encoding ABC transporter substrate-binding protein: MKKIFIIFFSLILFFSFIKAENLIVKKRVFYINSYHSGLYWSDGIEKSIKDTLLKSKIPLEFKRVEMDSKRNNNEAYKIKIAQKIKNQIENFKPDVIIASDDNAFKYVILPYFKNSTIPIIFCGINGTIKKYDQLPNNITGMEEVQLIPQLIDTLKKYAKGTRIGTLDDDSFSVKIQNQFFEKQLNQKITKRHATTIEEWEKNFIYLQNNVDILLLGNSGALVNWDKNKEKLKAFVKKETKIPSAAWDITLNNFALLIFANKPEEQGKWVANTALRVLKGENIKNIPIVVNKKANIYINTTLAKKLNIVFPFELIDNAVLVK, translated from the coding sequence ATGAAAAAGATTTTTATTATATTCTTTTCATTAATCTTATTCTTTAGCTTTATTAAAGCAGAAAATCTTATTGTAAAAAAAAGAGTTTTTTATATTAATTCCTATCATTCTGGTCTTTATTGGAGTGATGGGATTGAAAAAAGCATAAAAGATACACTTCTTAAATCTAAAATTCCCCTTGAGTTTAAAAGAGTCGAAATGGACTCTAAAAGAAATAATAATGAAGCCTATAAAATAAAAATAGCTCAAAAAATCAAAAATCAAATTGAAAACTTTAAACCTGATGTGATTATTGCTTCTGATGATAATGCCTTTAAATATGTTATTTTACCCTATTTTAAAAACTCAACTATTCCAATTATTTTTTGTGGTATAAATGGCACCATAAAGAAGTATGATCAACTACCTAATAATATAACTGGAATGGAAGAAGTTCAGCTTATCCCCCAACTAATTGATACTTTAAAAAAATATGCAAAGGGGACGAGAATAGGTACTTTAGATGATGATTCTTTCAGTGTCAAAATACAGAATCAATTTTTTGAAAAGCAGTTAAATCAAAAAATTACTAAAAGGCATGCAACAACAATAGAAGAATGGGAAAAGAACTTTATATATTTACAAAATAATGTAGATATTTTATTACTTGGAAATAGTGGGGCTTTAGTAAATTGGGATAAAAATAAAGAAAAGCTAAAAGCTTTTGTCAAAAAGGAGACTAAAATACCATCTGCTGCTTGGGATATTACTTTAAATAATTTTGCTTTGCTAATTTTTGCTAATAAGCCTGAAGAGCAAGGTAAGTGGGTAGCGAATACAGCCCTTAGAGTTCTAAAGGGTGAAAACATAAAAAATATACCAATAGTTGTAAATAAAAAAGCAAATATTTATATAAATACAACTTTAGCAAAAAAGCTTAATATAGTTTTCCCTTTTGAATTAATTGATAATGCGGTGTTAGTAAAATGA